A single Pseudodesulfovibrio aespoeensis Aspo-2 DNA region contains:
- the qrcD gene encoding menaquinone reductase integral membrane subunit QrcD encodes MDSKLFPEGTQRCSFGQFIIWLAVILGFFVWGLYAAVLVLYNGIGTTGLDNYFGFGAWITFDLAVIALGAGAFFTGLLKYILKIKQLEKIINLTVIVGFICYSGAMLVLTLDIGQPGRAWFGYWHPNVHSMLTEVIFCITCYCTVLIIEFVPLVLEQKQLNKIPFIHALTHNMHVNMALFAGLGAFLSTFHQGSLGGMYGVLIGRPYAFREGFFIWPWTFFLFVLSAVGTGPVFTVLVSTFMEKLTGKKLVDYKTKALMGKIAGSMLCVYMFFKILDTWAWATGYLPSVGLTFDQMFYGFIYGKWLLWAELVVCGVVPAIMLVTPAIRNRSVWLHTAAILACVGVCINRYVFTVQTIAFPVMPFDSWQFYYPNWVEYASSIMIVAYGFLVLSLSYRYLPVFPLETKLNYQSK; translated from the coding sequence ATGGATAGCAAACTCTTCCCGGAAGGGACGCAGCGGTGCTCGTTTGGCCAGTTTATCATCTGGCTGGCGGTGATCCTCGGCTTCTTCGTCTGGGGCCTGTACGCCGCCGTACTTGTTCTCTACAACGGCATCGGCACCACCGGGCTGGACAACTACTTCGGGTTCGGTGCCTGGATCACCTTTGACCTCGCTGTCATCGCCCTGGGCGCTGGCGCGTTCTTCACCGGTCTGCTCAAGTACATCCTCAAGATCAAGCAGCTTGAGAAGATCATCAACCTGACGGTCATCGTCGGTTTCATCTGCTACTCAGGCGCCATGCTGGTGCTGACGCTCGATATTGGCCAGCCGGGCCGCGCGTGGTTCGGCTACTGGCATCCCAACGTCCACTCCATGCTGACGGAAGTTATCTTCTGCATCACCTGCTACTGCACCGTCCTGATCATCGAGTTCGTCCCGCTGGTCCTGGAGCAGAAGCAGCTGAACAAGATTCCCTTCATCCACGCCCTGACGCACAACATGCACGTCAACATGGCCCTGTTCGCAGGCCTTGGCGCGTTCCTGTCCACCTTCCACCAGGGTTCTCTCGGTGGCATGTACGGCGTGCTGATCGGCCGTCCCTATGCCTTCCGCGAGGGCTTCTTCATCTGGCCGTGGACCTTCTTCCTGTTCGTGCTTTCCGCTGTCGGAACCGGCCCGGTCTTCACCGTCCTGGTCTCCACCTTCATGGAAAAGCTCACGGGCAAGAAGCTGGTCGACTACAAGACCAAGGCTTTGATGGGCAAAATCGCGGGCTCCATGCTCTGCGTTTACATGTTCTTCAAAATCCTCGACACCTGGGCCTGGGCCACCGGCTACCTGCCCTCCGTGGGTCTGACCTTTGACCAGATGTTCTACGGCTTCATCTACGGCAAATGGCTGCTCTGGGCCGAGCTGGTCGTCTGCGGCGTGGTCCCGGCCATCATGCTGGTGACTCCCGCCATACGCAACCGGTCCGTCTGGCTGCACACCGCTGCCATTCTGGCCTGCGTAGGCGTGTGCATCAACCGCTACGTGTTCACGGTTCAGACCATCGCCTTCCCGGTCATGCCCTTTGACAGTTGGCAGTTTTACTACCCCAACTGGGTCGAGTACGCCTCGTCCATCATGATCGTGGCCTACGGCTTCCTGGTCCTGAGCCTCAGCTACCGCTACCTGCCGGTCTTCCCGTTGGAGACCAAGCTGAACTATCAGTCCAAGTAG
- the qrcC gene encoding menaquinone reductase iron-sulfur cluster-binding subunit QrcC produces the protein MEIKEFKIKWGMVIDIDKCTGCGACMVGCQVENNIAPMTKKDPYNYVQALTTDRDDAANKLRTLTWMNVYEMSNRKAFPEHEVAYLPRPCMQCGHPACVPVCPVVATDKNEEGGIVSQIYPRCIGCRYCMAACPYHARYFNWWDPLWPEGMDKGLSPNASVRPRGVVEKCSFCHSRYLGAKDKARAEGNDPMDLPDGAYITACAEICPTKAITFGDLNNPEHRVHELAKGKNAFRLLEKLGLDPQVYYTSEREWVRLQGDNYNGDGGHGTPSNHG, from the coding sequence ATGGAAATTAAAGAGTTCAAAATCAAATGGGGCATGGTCATTGATATTGACAAGTGCACCGGGTGCGGGGCCTGCATGGTCGGCTGCCAGGTGGAAAACAATATCGCTCCCATGACCAAGAAGGACCCCTATAACTACGTGCAGGCCCTGACCACGGATCGCGACGACGCGGCCAACAAGCTCAGGACCCTGACCTGGATGAACGTGTACGAGATGTCCAACCGGAAGGCCTTTCCGGAGCACGAGGTGGCGTATCTGCCCAGGCCCTGCATGCAGTGCGGTCATCCTGCCTGCGTGCCCGTGTGCCCGGTCGTCGCCACGGACAAGAACGAGGAAGGCGGCATCGTCTCGCAGATCTATCCCCGGTGCATCGGGTGTCGGTACTGCATGGCGGCATGTCCCTACCACGCCCGGTACTTCAACTGGTGGGATCCCCTCTGGCCCGAAGGCATGGACAAGGGGCTGAGCCCCAATGCCTCGGTCCGTCCGCGCGGTGTTGTCGAGAAGTGCAGCTTCTGCCACAGCCGGTATCTGGGCGCCAAGGACAAGGCGCGTGCCGAGGGCAATGATCCCATGGATCTGCCCGATGGCGCGTACATCACGGCCTGTGCTGAGATATGCCCGACCAAGGCGATCACCTTCGGCGATCTGAACAATCCCGAGCACAGGGTGCACGAACTGGCCAAGGGCAAGAACGCCTTCCGCCTGCTTGAGAAGCTGGGCCTGGACCCCCAGGTCTACTACACTTCCGAGCGCGAATGGGTCCGCCTGCAGGGCGACAACTACAATGGCGACGGCGGCCACGGCACACCGTCCAACCACGGCTAG
- the qrcB gene encoding menaquinone reductase molybdopterin-binding-like subunit QrcB has protein sequence MSVARRAFIQMSVGATVGILFTPTVWTALDDVSIWTQNWPWIPTLKYGEVKGVPTVSKMCESGCAVKVRTVAGEAFGTEGNVDNPISGGGICPLCANGVQVMNSPTRIKAPMLKGAEISWDEAKQLVTEKLAAAGNKVAVISGDQTGTINEVFSALLTSQGSDAFYVMPCEMQAADKAWSGLMGGSGQVGYDLENADVVLLAGADALESWGPTVANMKAFAANESGKFLFAGPVQTRTAAVTSKWVPVPTEGMAAFTLGLCYYVMQAGRSVPAADFEQFKAMVMSGYTPAKVEAATGVSADTMADIARTLLSASNPVVVPSGSVAADAAAFALNLLLGGAMKVLPEFAKAIDGAMSRSEMLKKDILQGVSADLLLVYEANPAYALPEQVKAGFTVAFDCVETETTAAADLVLPTPHSFERFDDLASPYGLAAATYALGAPVSKPTVSVMNAGDFVLGLAALGFETFEDVLDAKVAAIGADKRALVGGAVHVLAETPDLSGVTLASSVLGKAAVPVKGSGAVALAPYTLLNVGTANQATTPNAPCTISNNQLVGDFLVVMMASVTAKKLGVDVGSKVKLSGGSGECSALVQIYEGVLPGVVAAPLGLGHTVGDEFSKGKGDNVYKILTVSSEAATGTSTWAGSTVNIAKI, from the coding sequence ATGAGCGTAGCACGCAGAGCTTTTATTCAGATGAGTGTGGGCGCCACCGTCGGTATCCTTTTTACACCGACGGTCTGGACCGCTCTGGACGATGTGTCCATCTGGACGCAGAACTGGCCCTGGATTCCCACGTTGAAATACGGGGAAGTCAAGGGCGTGCCGACTGTGTCCAAAATGTGTGAATCCGGCTGTGCCGTGAAGGTTCGTACCGTTGCTGGCGAGGCGTTCGGCACCGAAGGCAATGTGGACAACCCGATATCCGGCGGTGGCATCTGCCCCCTGTGCGCCAACGGCGTCCAGGTCATGAACAGCCCCACCCGGATCAAGGCCCCCATGCTCAAAGGTGCCGAGATATCCTGGGACGAAGCCAAACAGCTCGTCACCGAGAAGCTGGCCGCCGCAGGCAACAAGGTCGCCGTTATCAGCGGCGATCAGACCGGCACGATCAACGAGGTCTTCTCGGCGCTGCTGACCAGCCAGGGCAGCGACGCCTTCTATGTCATGCCCTGCGAGATGCAGGCAGCCGACAAGGCATGGAGCGGCCTGATGGGCGGTTCCGGCCAGGTCGGGTATGATCTTGAAAACGCCGATGTGGTCCTTTTGGCCGGTGCTGACGCCCTGGAATCCTGGGGGCCCACCGTTGCCAACATGAAGGCCTTTGCCGCCAACGAGTCCGGCAAGTTCCTCTTTGCCGGACCGGTGCAGACCCGCACCGCAGCCGTCACCAGCAAGTGGGTGCCGGTTCCGACCGAGGGCATGGCCGCCTTCACGCTGGGCCTTTGCTACTATGTGATGCAGGCTGGCAGGTCCGTGCCTGCCGCCGACTTCGAGCAGTTCAAGGCCATGGTCATGAGCGGGTACACCCCGGCCAAGGTCGAGGCTGCCACCGGCGTTTCCGCCGACACCATGGCCGATATCGCCAGGACGCTGCTCTCGGCGAGCAACCCGGTGGTCGTCCCGTCCGGTTCCGTGGCTGCCGACGCTGCCGCCTTTGCCCTGAACCTGCTCCTTGGCGGTGCCATGAAGGTGCTGCCGGAGTTCGCCAAGGCCATTGACGGAGCCATGTCCCGCAGCGAGATGCTGAAAAAGGACATCCTCCAGGGCGTGAGCGCCGATCTGCTGCTGGTTTACGAAGCCAACCCCGCCTACGCCCTGCCTGAGCAGGTCAAGGCCGGGTTCACCGTGGCCTTTGACTGCGTGGAAACCGAGACCACCGCTGCCGCGGACCTCGTGCTCCCCACGCCGCATTCCTTTGAGCGCTTCGATGATCTTGCCAGCCCCTATGGATTGGCCGCAGCCACATACGCCCTTGGCGCGCCGGTTTCCAAGCCGACCGTCAGCGTCATGAATGCGGGCGACTTCGTCCTCGGACTGGCCGCTCTCGGATTCGAGACCTTCGAGGATGTGCTCGATGCCAAGGTCGCAGCCATCGGTGCCGACAAGCGTGCGCTGGTCGGCGGAGCCGTCCATGTTCTGGCCGAGACCCCGGACCTGTCCGGAGTCACCCTGGCCTCCAGCGTGCTGGGCAAGGCCGCCGTTCCCGTCAAGGGTAGCGGCGCAGTGGCCCTGGCCCCCTACACGCTGCTCAATGTGGGCACCGCCAACCAGGCCACCACGCCCAATGCGCCCTGCACCATCAGCAACAACCAGCTCGTTGGCGACTTCCTGGTCGTCATGATGGCCTCTGTCACCGCCAAGAAACTTGGCGTGGACGTAGGCTCCAAGGTCAAGCTCTCCGGCGGTAGCGGCGAATGCTCGGCCCTGGTTCAGATATACGAGGGCGTTCTGCCTGGCGTCGTGGCCGCCCCCCTGGGCCTGGGCCACACCGTTGGCGATGAGTTCTCGAAAGGCAAGGGCGATAATGTCTACAAGATCCTCACGGTGAGCTCGGAGGCTGCCACTGGCACCTCCACATGGGCCGGTTCCACTGTGAACATCGCCAAAATCTAG